Proteins from one Corticium candelabrum chromosome 4, ooCorCand1.1, whole genome shotgun sequence genomic window:
- the LOC134178119 gene encoding tubulin beta chain: protein MREIVHLQAGQCGNQIGAKFWEVISDEHGIDPTGTYHGDSDLQLERINVYYNEATGGKYVPRAVLVDLEPGTMDSVRSGPFGQIFRPDNFVFGQSGAGNNWAKGHYTEGAELVDSVLDVVRKEAESCDCLQGFQLTHSLGGGTGSGMGTLLISKIREEYPDRIMNTFSVVPSPKVSDTVVEPYNATLSVHQLVENTDETYCIDNEALYDICFRTLKLTTPTYGDLNHLVSATMSGVTTCLRFPGQLNADLRKLAVNMVPFPRLHFFMPGFAPLTSRGSQQYRALTVPELTQQMFDAKNMMAACDPRHGRYLTVAAMFRGRMSMKEVDEQMLNVQNKNSSYFVEWIPNNVKTAVCDIPPRGLKMSATFIGNSTAIQELFKRVSEQFTAMFRRKAFLHWYTGEGMDEMEFTEAESNMNDLVSEYQQYQDATAEEEGEFDEEEGEGDGEDAA from the exons ATGCGTGAAATCGTTCATCTTCAAGCAGGTCAGTGTGGAAATCAAATCGGCGCCAAG TTTTGGGAGGTAATCTCGGACGAACACGGCATCGACCCGACAGGCACATATCACGGCGACTCCGATTTGCAACTAGAACGCATCAACGTGTACTACAATGAGGCTACAG GTGGAAAATACGTACCGCGAGCTGTTTTGGTAGATCTGGAACCAGGAACGATGGATTCGGTTCGATCTGGCCCATTCGGTCAAATTTTTAGACCAGACAACTTCGTTTTTG GTCAAAGCGGTGCTGGTAACAACTGGGCGAAGGGGCATTATACAGAAGGAGCAGAACTCGTGGATTCCGTTCTTGACGTTGTCCGGAAAGAAGCGGAGAGCTGTGACTGCCTTCAGGGATTTCAACTGACTCACTCGTTGGGAGGCGGAACCGGATCCGGAATGGGTACCCTTCTCATCTCCAAAATTCGAGAAGAATATCCGGACAGAATTATGAATACGTTCAGTGTGGTGCCGTCACCAAAAGTCAGTGACACTGTTGTTGAGCCATACAATGCCACGCTCTCGGTTCACCAACTTGTTGAAAACACCGACGAGACTTATTGTATTGACAACGAGGCTTTGTATGACATCTGTTTTCGTACTCTAAAGCTGACGACGCCAACGTACGGTGACTTGAACCATCTTGTTTCAGCTACGATGAGTGGAGTCACCACTTGCCTTCGGTTTCCTGGTCAACTGAATGCCGATCTTCGAAAACTAGCCGTCAACATGGTACCGTTTCCTCGTCTCCACTTCTTCATGCCAGGATTTGCTCCTCTCACCAGCCGTGGCTCACAACAGTATCGTGCCCTGACGGTTCCCGAGCTCACGCAGCAGATGTTTGATGCTAAGAACATGATGGCTGCATGTGATCCTCGTCATGGCCGATACCTAACAGTCGCGGCAATGTTCCGTGGGCGCATGTCTATGAAAGAGGTCGACGAGCAAATGCTAAATGTCCAGAACAAAAACAGCAGCTACTTTGTTGAGTGGATCCCTAACAACGTCAAGACAGCCGTCTGTGATATTCCACCACGGGGTCTCAAGATGTCGGCTACTTTCATTGGAAACAGTACAGCTATTCAAGAACTATTCAAGCGTGTCTCCGAGCAATTCACTGCCATGTTTCGTCGAAAGGCCTTCCTTCACTGGTACACCGGTGAGGGAATGGATGAAATGGAGTTTACTGAG GCTGAGTCAAACATGAACGATCTCGTGTCTGAGTATCAACAATACCAGGATGCTACTGCTGAAGAGGAAGGTGAGTTCGATGAAGAGGAAGGTGAAGGTGACGGCGAAGATGCTGCCTGA